The Kosakonia sacchari SP1 genome includes a window with the following:
- a CDS encoding DEAD/DEAH box helicase has translation MTFTLRPYQREAVDATLAHFRQHAEPAVIVLPTGAGKSLVIAELARLARGRVLVLAHVKELVAQNHAKYVALGLEADIFAAGLKSKQSHGKVVFGSVQSVARNLAQFQGEFSLLVVDECHRIGDDDNSQYQQILNHLREVNPHLRLLGLTATPFRLGKGWIYRFHYHGIVRGDEKALFRDCIYELPLRYMIKHGYLTPPERLDMPVVQYDFSRLQTQSNGLFSEADLNRELKKQQRVTPHIVSQIVEFAQTRKGAMIFAATVEHAREITGLLPANDAALITSETPGPQRDTLIEAFKKQQFRFLVNVAVLTTGFDAPHVDLIAILRPTESVSLYQQIVGRGLRLAPGKTDCLILDYAGNPHDLYAPEIGAPKGKSDNVPVQVFCPACGFANTFWGKTTADGTLIEHFGRRCQGWLEDDEGHREQCDFRFRFKNCPQCNAENDIAARRCRTCDTVLVDPDDMLKAALKLKDALVLRCSGMTLQQGTDEKGEWLKITYYDEDGADVSERFRLQTAAQRTAFEQLFIRPHTRTPGVPLRWIVAADIVAQQALLRHPDFVVARMKGQYWQVREKVFDYEGRFRRAHELRG, from the coding sequence ATGACTTTTACTTTACGCCCCTATCAACGCGAAGCGGTGGACGCCACCCTCGCCCACTTCCGTCAACATGCCGAACCTGCAGTCATTGTACTGCCCACCGGTGCAGGAAAGAGCCTAGTTATCGCCGAACTGGCGCGGCTTGCGCGCGGGCGCGTATTGGTGCTGGCGCATGTTAAAGAGCTGGTGGCGCAAAACCACGCGAAGTATGTCGCGCTTGGGCTGGAGGCCGATATTTTCGCCGCCGGTCTTAAAAGCAAACAGAGCCACGGCAAAGTGGTATTTGGCAGCGTCCAGTCCGTCGCGCGTAATCTGGCGCAGTTTCAGGGCGAATTTTCCCTGCTGGTGGTCGATGAGTGCCACCGCATCGGCGACGACGATAACAGCCAGTATCAGCAAATCCTCAACCATTTACGCGAAGTGAATCCTCATCTACGTTTGCTTGGCCTGACGGCGACACCTTTTCGCCTCGGTAAAGGCTGGATTTACCGTTTTCATTATCACGGCATTGTGCGCGGTGATGAAAAGGCGCTGTTTCGCGACTGCATTTATGAACTACCGCTGCGCTACATGATTAAACACGGTTACCTCACACCACCAGAACGGCTGGATATGCCGGTCGTGCAGTACGATTTCAGCCGTTTGCAGACGCAAAGTAATGGCCTTTTTAGCGAAGCGGATTTGAACCGTGAGCTAAAAAAGCAGCAGCGCGTTACGCCGCACATTGTTAGCCAGATTGTAGAATTTGCGCAGACGCGCAAAGGGGCGATGATTTTTGCCGCCACCGTTGAACATGCACGAGAGATAACGGGCTTGTTACCTGCCAATGATGCGGCGCTGATTACCAGTGAAACTCCCGGCCCACAGCGTGATACCTTAATCGAAGCCTTCAAAAAGCAACAATTTCGCTTTCTGGTAAACGTCGCGGTGCTGACTACGGGCTTTGATGCGCCGCATGTGGATTTGATAGCTATTCTGCGCCCGACCGAATCCGTCAGCCTGTATCAGCAAATTGTTGGTCGCGGCCTGCGCCTCGCGCCAGGGAAAACTGACTGTTTAATCCTTGATTACGCGGGCAACCCGCACGATCTCTACGCCCCGGAAATCGGTGCGCCAAAAGGTAAAAGCGATAATGTGCCGGTGCAGGTGTTCTGCCCGGCGTGCGGTTTTGCCAATACCTTCTGGGGAAAAACCACCGCCGACGGCACGTTGATTGAACATTTCGGCCGCCGCTGCCAGGGCTGGCTGGAAGATGATGAAGGCCACCGCGAGCAGTGCGATTTCCGTTTTCGCTTTAAAAACTGCCCGCAATGCAATGCAGAAAATGATATCGCCGCCCGTCGCTGTCGCACCTGCGATACGGTGCTGGTTGACCCGGACGATATGCTAAAAGCGGCGCTGAAACTGAAGGATGCGCTGGTGCTGCGCTGCAGTGGCATGACGTTACAACAGGGTACGGATGAAAAAGGCGAATGGCTGAAAATCACCTATTACGATGAAGATGGCGCGGATGTTAGTGAGCGCTTCCGTCTGCAAACTGCCGCGCAACGCACCGCCTTTGAGCAACTCTTTATTCGCCCACACACCCGCACACCAGGCGTGCCGCTGCGCTGGATTGTCGCGGCAGATATCGTGGCGCAGCAGGCGTTATTACGCCACCCTGATTTCGTCGTCGCGCGGATGAAAGGCCAGTACTGGCAAGTGCGGGAAAAAGTGTTCGATTATGAAGGCCGTTTCCGGCGGGCACATGAATTACGGGGATAA
- the yejM gene encoding LPS biosynthesis-modulating metalloenzyme YejM, with product MVTNRQRYREKVSQMVSWGHWFALFNILLSIVLGSRYLFVADWPTTLSGRIYSYLSVVGHFSFLVFATYLLVLFPLTFIVMSQRLMRVLSALLATAGMTLLLIDSEVFTRFHLHLNPIVWELVINPDQNETARDWQLMFISVPVILLIEMLFATWSWQKLRSLTRRRHFAKPLAAFFFVAFVATHVMYIWADANFYRPITMQRANLPLSYPMTARRFLEKHGLLDAQDYQRRLVEQGNPEAVSVQYPLSDLRYQDMGSGQNVLLITVDGLNYSRYEKQMPQLASFAQQNVTFTQHMSSGNSADGGYFGLFYGISPSYMDGVLSARIPAALITAFNQQGYQLGLFSSDGFSSPLYRQALLSDFSLPAAKVQSDEQTADQWISWLGHYAQEDNRWFSWISLNGTASVDMSQPGFARKYGKAAASVDDQIARVLDALRASGKLDDTVVIITAGHGVPESKEDNHFDWSRSRLQVPLVVHWPGTPAQRVSKLTDHKDIMTTLMQRLLHVSTPASEYSQGQDLFTATRRHDWVTAADSDVLAITTPELTLVLNQNGNYQTWNAQGEKIRDQKPQLSLLLQVLTDEKRFIAN from the coding sequence ATGGTGACCAATCGTCAGCGCTACCGTGAAAAAGTCTCCCAGATGGTAAGCTGGGGGCACTGGTTCGCGTTGTTCAACATTCTGTTGTCCATCGTGCTCGGTAGCCGTTATCTGTTTGTTGCCGATTGGCCGACCACCCTCTCCGGGCGTATTTACTCTTATCTGAGCGTGGTCGGGCATTTTAGTTTTTTGGTGTTCGCCACCTATTTGCTGGTGCTGTTTCCACTGACATTTATTGTGATGTCCCAGCGGCTGATGCGCGTGCTGTCCGCGCTGCTGGCAACCGCCGGCATGACGCTGTTGCTGATCGACAGCGAAGTCTTTACCCGTTTTCACCTGCATCTCAACCCGATTGTCTGGGAACTGGTTATTAACCCGGACCAGAACGAAACCGCGCGCGACTGGCAATTAATGTTTATCAGCGTACCGGTGATCCTGCTGATTGAGATGTTGTTTGCGACCTGGAGCTGGCAGAAACTGCGCAGTCTCACCCGGCGTCGCCACTTTGCCAAACCGTTGGCCGCTTTTTTCTTCGTCGCCTTTGTTGCCACCCATGTGATGTACATTTGGGCCGATGCCAATTTCTATCGCCCCATTACCATGCAGCGGGCGAATCTGCCACTCTCCTACCCGATGACCGCGCGTCGTTTTCTGGAAAAACATGGGCTGCTGGATGCGCAGGATTACCAGCGTCGCCTTGTTGAGCAAGGCAACCCGGAAGCGGTATCAGTACAGTATCCGCTAAGTGATTTGCGTTACCAGGATATGGGTTCCGGCCAGAACGTATTGCTGATTACCGTCGACGGTCTCAACTATTCACGTTATGAGAAACAGATGCCGCAACTGGCGAGCTTCGCTCAGCAAAACGTCACGTTTACGCAGCATATGAGTTCTGGCAATAGCGCTGACGGCGGCTATTTCGGCCTGTTTTATGGCATATCGCCAAGTTATATGGATGGCGTGCTCTCGGCGCGTATTCCGGCGGCGCTTATTACCGCCTTTAACCAGCAGGGTTATCAACTGGGGCTGTTCTCTTCCGACGGTTTTAGCAGCCCGCTCTATCGCCAGGCGCTGTTATCTGATTTTTCGCTGCCCGCTGCAAAAGTGCAGAGCGATGAGCAAACCGCCGACCAGTGGATTAGCTGGCTGGGGCATTATGCACAGGAAGATAACCGCTGGTTCTCGTGGATTTCGCTAAATGGCACAGCGTCCGTTGATATGTCGCAGCCAGGCTTCGCCCGTAAATATGGCAAAGCGGCGGCCAGTGTCGACGATCAAATCGCCCGCGTGCTGGATGCCCTGCGCGCCTCCGGTAAGCTTGATGATACGGTGGTGATCATTACCGCCGGACACGGTGTTCCGGAAAGCAAAGAAGATAATCATTTTGACTGGTCACGCAGCCGGTTACAGGTGCCGCTGGTTGTGCACTGGCCGGGGACGCCCGCGCAACGCGTTAGCAAGTTAACAGATCATAAAGACATCATGACCACATTGATGCAGCGCCTGCTGCATGTCAGCACGCCGGCAAGCGAGTATTCACAAGGCCAAGATCTGTTTACCGCCACGCGCCGTCACGACTGGGTAACCGCTGCCGATAGCGACGTGCTGGCAATTACCACGCCGGAATTGACGCTGGTGCTGAATCAGAATGGGAATTACCAGACCTGGAATGCGCAGGGTGAGAAAATTCGCGATCAGAAACCGCAACTCAGTTTGCTGCTGCAGGTTCTGACGGATGAAAAACGTTTTATCGCTAACTGA
- the rsuA gene encoding 16S rRNA pseudouridine(516) synthase RsuA, protein MRLDKFIAQQLGVSRAIAGREIRGQRVTVNGEIVRDTAFKLQPEHEVEYDGNSLVQQNGPRYFMLHKPEGYVCSTDDPDHPTVLYFLDEPVAHKLHAAGRLDIDTTGLVLMTDDGQWSHRITSPRHHCEKTYLVTLESPVADDTAEQFACGVQLHNEKDLTKPAVLEVITPTQVRLTISEGRYHQVKRMFAAVGNHVVGLHRERIGAIALDADLEPGEYRPLTEDEIASVGMPPR, encoded by the coding sequence ATGCGACTTGATAAGTTTATCGCTCAGCAACTCGGCGTCAGCCGCGCTATTGCCGGGCGTGAAATCCGCGGCCAGCGCGTTACGGTCAATGGTGAGATCGTCAGAGATACCGCCTTTAAACTGCAACCCGAACATGAGGTTGAATACGACGGCAATTCCCTCGTTCAGCAAAATGGCCCGCGCTACTTTATGCTGCACAAGCCAGAAGGATACGTCTGCTCGACGGACGATCCGGATCACCCGACGGTACTCTATTTCCTTGATGAGCCGGTGGCGCATAAGCTGCACGCGGCGGGGCGCCTGGATATTGATACCACCGGTCTGGTATTGATGACCGACGACGGTCAATGGTCGCACCGCATCACTTCGCCGCGCCATCACTGCGAAAAAACCTATCTGGTGACGCTTGAATCACCGGTGGCAGATGACACCGCTGAGCAGTTTGCCTGTGGCGTACAGTTGCATAATGAAAAAGATCTCACCAAGCCTGCGGTGCTGGAAGTTATCACGCCAACACAAGTGCGTCTGACCATCAGCGAAGGGCGTTATCACCAGGTCAAACGGATGTTCGCCGCCGTCGGCAACCATGTAGTAGGCCTGCACCGTGAGCGCATCGGTGCGATTGCGCTTGATGCGGATCTCGAACCGGGCGAATACCGACCATTAACCGAAGACGAAATTGCCAGCGTTGGCATGCCACCCCGCTAA
- the rplY gene encoding 50S ribosomal protein L25 — protein MFTINAEVRKEQGKGASRRLRTANKFPAIVYGGTEAPIAIELDHDKLWNMQAKAEFYSEVLTIAVDGKEVKVKVQAVQRHPYKAKLTHIDFVRA, from the coding sequence ATGTTTACTATTAACGCAGAAGTACGTAAAGAGCAGGGTAAGGGTGCGAGCCGCCGCCTGCGCACAGCGAACAAGTTCCCGGCTATCGTTTACGGTGGAACTGAAGCGCCAATCGCTATCGAACTGGATCACGACAAACTGTGGAACATGCAGGCGAAAGCTGAGTTCTATAGTGAAGTTCTGACCATCGCTGTTGATGGCAAAGAAGTAAAAGTGAAAGTTCAGGCTGTACAACGTCACCCGTACAAAGCCAAACTGACTCACATCGACTTCGTTCGCGCTTAA
- the mqo gene encoding malate dehydrogenase (quinone): MKKMTARLFSMAVGLNAVSKAAKTSASKEQETDVLLIGGGIMSATLGTWLQDLEPTWSITMVERLDALAEESSNGWNNAGTGHAALMELNYTPRSADGSVSIKKAIEINEAFRISRQFWAHQVKTGVLREPRSFINTVPHMSLVWGDDNVNFLRARYKALQQCSLFRGMRYSEDAEQIKQWAPLVMEGRDAGQKIAATRTEIGTDVNFGELTRQMIGSLQKKENFALQLGTEVRGLKRNADHRWNVTLHNLQTGAEQVIKAKFIFIGAGGAALKLLQASGIPEAADYAGFPVGGQFLVAENPAVVNHHLAKVYGQATVGAPPMSVPHIDTRIIDGKRVLLFGPFATFSTRFLKNGSLWDLLRSTNSSNILPMLTVGMTNFSLVKYLVNQVLQNEDDRFDALREYYPLAQKEDWRLWQAGQRVQIIKRETGKGGVLRLGTEVVNDKEGTIAALLGASPGASTAAPIMLELMAKVFTERFASDAWQAKLKEIIPSFGTELNGNIEAADQELRYTSEILGLKCDESLVADITPPVQKPTTQPHNDGEQVADIAL, from the coding sequence ATGAAAAAAATGACTGCCAGGCTGTTTTCGATGGCTGTCGGGCTTAATGCTGTCTCAAAAGCAGCAAAAACGTCCGCATCGAAAGAGCAGGAAACAGATGTGCTTTTAATCGGTGGTGGGATCATGAGCGCCACGTTGGGAACCTGGTTGCAGGATCTCGAACCCACCTGGTCGATTACCATGGTGGAACGGCTGGATGCCCTGGCGGAAGAGAGTTCGAACGGCTGGAATAATGCCGGAACCGGGCATGCCGCCTTAATGGAACTGAATTACACCCCACGCAGCGCGGACGGCTCTGTCAGTATTAAAAAAGCGATTGAAATCAACGAAGCCTTTCGTATCTCTCGCCAGTTCTGGGCGCATCAGGTGAAAACCGGTGTTTTGCGCGAACCGCGTTCATTTATCAATACCGTGCCGCATATGAGCCTCGTCTGGGGCGACGATAACGTGAACTTCCTGCGTGCGCGCTACAAAGCGTTGCAGCAGTGTTCCCTGTTCCGCGGTATGCGCTATTCCGAAGATGCCGAACAGATCAAACAGTGGGCGCCGCTGGTGATGGAAGGGCGTGATGCCGGGCAAAAAATTGCCGCCACGCGTACCGAAATCGGCACCGATGTGAACTTTGGTGAACTGACGCGCCAGATGATTGGTTCATTGCAGAAAAAAGAGAACTTCGCTTTGCAACTGGGCACTGAAGTGCGCGGCCTCAAACGCAATGCCGACCATCGCTGGAATGTGACGCTACATAACCTGCAAACTGGCGCGGAGCAGGTCATCAAGGCGAAGTTTATTTTTATTGGCGCTGGTGGTGCAGCGCTGAAGCTGTTACAGGCATCCGGTATTCCGGAAGCGGCAGACTATGCGGGATTCCCGGTTGGCGGGCAATTCCTTGTCGCGGAAAACCCGGCGGTGGTCAACCACCATCTGGCGAAAGTCTACGGCCAGGCGACCGTGGGCGCGCCTCCCATGTCGGTACCGCATATTGATACGCGCATTATCGATGGTAAACGCGTGCTGTTGTTTGGACCATTCGCCACGTTTTCGACGCGTTTTCTGAAAAACGGTTCTCTGTGGGATCTGCTGCGTTCGACTAACTCGTCGAATATTCTGCCCATGCTGACCGTGGGGATGACCAACTTCAGCCTGGTGAAATATCTGGTTAACCAGGTGCTACAAAATGAGGACGACCGCTTCGATGCGCTACGTGAGTACTATCCGCTGGCGCAGAAAGAGGACTGGCGTTTGTGGCAGGCGGGTCAGCGTGTGCAGATTATCAAACGCGAAACGGGCAAAGGCGGTGTTTTGCGCCTCGGAACCGAAGTTGTGAACGATAAAGAAGGCACCATTGCCGCACTGCTTGGCGCGTCACCCGGCGCTTCGACCGCAGCGCCAATCATGCTGGAGCTGATGGCGAAAGTGTTTACTGAGCGTTTTGCTTCTGATGCCTGGCAGGCAAAACTGAAAGAGATCATTCCTTCTTTCGGCACCGAGCTGAATGGCAACATTGAAGCCGCCGACCAGGAACTGCGCTACACCAGCGAGATCCTTGGCCTGAAATGCGACGAGTCGCTGGTGGCAGATATAACGCCGCCAGTGCAAAAACCGACAACACAGCCGCACAACGACGGCGAGCAGGTTGCGGATATTGCCCTGTAA
- a CDS encoding YejL family protein: protein MPQISRYSDEHVEKLLSELANVLEKHKAPTDLSLMVLGNMVTNLINTSVAPAQRQAIAKSFAQALQSSIGDDQAH from the coding sequence ATGCCACAAATCTCCCGCTACAGTGATGAACACGTTGAAAAGCTTCTGAGTGAGCTGGCTAACGTACTGGAAAAACATAAAGCACCGACCGATCTATCCCTGATGGTGTTGGGCAATATGGTGACGAACCTGATTAACACCAGCGTCGCCCCCGCACAGCGTCAGGCTATCGCGAAGTCTTTCGCGCAGGCGTTACAATCGTCCATCGGCGACGACCAGGCGCATTAA
- a CDS encoding SulP family inorganic anion transporter yields the protein MTEKSIHSALHVRHLLRSPQLFTREVLAGVITALALIPEVISFSVIAGVDPKVSLFASVVLCFSMSLLGGRPAMVTAAAGSVALVIGPMVHQNGAEYILPAVLLAGVIQILFGLSGMSRLMRFIPHAVMTGFVNALGILIFFAQVPHFWHKDPLILALFALTILIVLWLPRWVKSIPAPLVAIVLLTAFTVFTGQLLPTVGDEGSMQDALPGLTQWLVPLNLHTLSIVWPCALSIAFVGLMESLLTAKLVDDLTHTPSNKTRESTGLGIANILAGFYGGIAGCAMIGQTIVNVEMGKGRTRISTLAAALVLLLLVTALSNVMAKIPMVVLAGIMAIVAFKTFNWNSLQPVTLMRAPVVETLVMLVTVVATVSTGNLAIGVVAGLVTLAITPAALREKSLFTAKKSSPAQGK from the coding sequence ATGACTGAAAAATCAATCCATTCTGCACTACATGTAAGGCACCTCCTGCGATCACCTCAGCTTTTTACTCGTGAAGTTCTGGCAGGCGTTATCACCGCGCTGGCGCTGATTCCGGAAGTTATCTCGTTTTCTGTTATCGCAGGTGTTGACCCGAAAGTAAGCCTGTTTGCCTCAGTAGTGCTTTGTTTTAGCATGTCTTTGCTCGGCGGGCGTCCGGCAATGGTCACGGCGGCGGCGGGATCAGTCGCGTTGGTTATCGGTCCGATGGTTCATCAAAACGGTGCGGAATATATTTTGCCGGCGGTTTTACTCGCGGGTGTGATCCAGATTCTTTTCGGTCTGAGCGGAATGTCCCGACTGATGCGCTTTATCCCACACGCGGTGATGACCGGTTTTGTTAATGCACTGGGAATTTTGATTTTCTTCGCTCAGGTGCCGCATTTCTGGCATAAAGATCCCCTGATTCTGGCGCTGTTCGCCCTGACCATTCTGATTGTGCTGTGGCTCCCGCGCTGGGTTAAAAGTATTCCTGCACCGCTTGTGGCGATTGTGCTGCTCACCGCGTTCACTGTTTTTACCGGTCAGTTGCTGCCCACCGTGGGGGATGAAGGTTCTATGCAGGATGCTTTGCCAGGCCTGACGCAATGGCTGGTGCCATTGAATCTGCATACGCTGAGCATTGTCTGGCCGTGTGCGCTGAGTATCGCGTTTGTCGGCTTGATGGAATCTCTGCTTACCGCCAAATTGGTCGACGATCTGACACATACGCCATCGAATAAAACCCGGGAAAGCACCGGGCTTGGGATCGCGAACATTCTGGCAGGCTTCTACGGCGGGATTGCCGGGTGCGCCATGATCGGCCAGACCATTGTCAACGTGGAGATGGGCAAAGGCCGCACGCGTATCTCGACCCTTGCTGCCGCGCTGGTGCTGTTGTTGCTGGTAACGGCATTAAGCAATGTGATGGCGAAAATCCCGATGGTGGTATTAGCCGGGATTATGGCGATTGTCGCGTTTAAGACCTTTAACTGGAATAGTTTGCAACCTGTGACGCTAATGCGAGCGCCGGTTGTTGAAACGCTGGTGATGCTGGTCACCGTGGTTGCCACCGTTAGCACCGGTAATCTGGCTATCGGCGTTGTTGCCGGGCTGGTTACACTGGCGATTACGCCAGCGGCGCTGCGGGAAAAGAGCCTGTTTACAGCAAAAAAATCGTCGCCAGCCCAAGGAAAATAA
- the mgtE gene encoding magnesium transporter, producing the protein MPVIKKNSVKLRDEERARLIWLLTTHKPLTAALLGEITLVEQVDSAELEHDLADVKALVSHLPPPDLADTLEALPVVERHALWRLIDDDKRGKVLLEASENVWDDLIDEMSDRALLDALDTLDIDEQIWLVQHLPRNLTGRLMATLPPSERARMRQVMRYGKNCVGAIMAFEVITVRSEVTLAAVQRYLRRLGKMPENTDKLFVIGRDNRLMGELGLQTILLNAAGRRVSEVMDADPVTFSPEDEAEKVARTFERDNLLSAAVVDENGMLMGRLTIDEIVDVVYEETDNDMRQMGGLSTEEDVFAPVSKAVKNRWVWLATNLCTAFIASRVIDGFEHTISQLVALASLMPIVAGIGGNTGNQTITMIVRALALQNIQPGNFTFLILREMGVALINGLVWGGIMGGVTWWLYGDAALGGVMTLAMVLNLLMAALMGVLIPMVMTRLGRDPAVGSSVMSTAITDTGGFFIFLGLATIFLL; encoded by the coding sequence ATGCCAGTTATCAAAAAAAACAGCGTCAAACTGCGCGACGAAGAGCGTGCGCGGCTGATTTGGCTGCTCACCACCCATAAACCGCTCACTGCCGCGCTGCTTGGCGAAATCACGCTGGTCGAGCAGGTTGATAGTGCCGAGCTTGAGCACGATCTTGCCGACGTGAAGGCGCTAGTTTCGCACCTGCCGCCACCGGATTTAGCTGACACCCTCGAAGCGCTGCCGGTGGTTGAACGCCACGCGTTATGGCGGCTAATCGATGATGATAAACGCGGCAAAGTGCTGCTGGAAGCGTCCGAAAACGTCTGGGATGACCTTATCGATGAGATGAGCGACCGTGCGCTGCTGGACGCGCTCGATACGCTGGATATCGATGAGCAAATCTGGCTGGTGCAGCATCTGCCGCGTAACCTCACCGGGCGGCTGATGGCGACATTGCCGCCATCAGAGCGCGCCCGTATGCGACAGGTCATGCGCTATGGCAAAAATTGCGTCGGCGCAATTATGGCGTTTGAAGTCATCACCGTCCGCTCGGAAGTCACGTTGGCGGCTGTCCAGCGCTATCTGCGCCGCCTCGGTAAAATGCCGGAGAACACCGATAAACTGTTTGTGATCGGACGTGATAACCGGCTAATGGGTGAGCTTGGGCTGCAAACTATCCTGCTTAACGCCGCCGGACGGCGGGTGAGCGAGGTGATGGATGCCGATCCGGTCACCTTCTCACCTGAAGACGAAGCGGAAAAAGTGGCACGCACCTTTGAGCGTGACAACTTACTCAGCGCGGCGGTGGTGGATGAAAACGGCATGCTGATGGGGCGTTTGACCATCGATGAAATCGTTGATGTGGTGTACGAAGAGACCGACAACGACATGCGCCAGATGGGGGGCTTAAGTACTGAGGAAGATGTTTTCGCCCCGGTAAGTAAAGCGGTGAAAAACCGCTGGGTATGGCTGGCAACCAACTTATGTACTGCGTTTATCGCATCACGTGTCATTGATGGTTTCGAACACACCATTTCGCAACTGGTGGCGCTGGCGTCGCTGATGCCGATTGTCGCTGGCATCGGCGGCAATACGGGTAATCAAACCATAACCATGATTGTTCGCGCATTGGCTTTGCAGAACATTCAGCCGGGAAACTTTACCTTTCTTATTCTGCGTGAAATGGGCGTGGCGCTGATTAACGGCCTGGTGTGGGGCGGGATTATGGGCGGTGTCACCTGGTGGCTGTATGGCGATGCGGCGCTGGGCGGCGTGATGACGCTGGCAATGGTGCTGAACCTGCTGATGGCGGCGCTGATGGGGGTATTAATCCCGATGGTGATGACCCGGCTGGGGCGCGACCCGGCGGTCGGCTCCAGCGTGATGAGCACCGCCATTACCGATACCGGCGGCTTCTTTATTTTCCTTGGGCTGGCGACGATTTTTTTGCTGTAA
- the yejK gene encoding nucleoid-associated protein YejK: MSLDINQIALHQLIKRDEQTLELVLRDSLLEPTAPVEEMVAELHRVYSAKNKAYGLFNDESELAQALRLQRQGEEAFLAFSRAATGRLRDELAKYPFADGGIVLFCHYRYLAVEYLLIAVLNNLSSMRVNEHLDISSTHYLDINHADIVARIDLTEWETNPESTRYLTFLKGRVGRKVADFFMDFLGASEGLNAKAQNRGLLQAVDDFTAQAELDKSERQTVRQQVYTYCNEQLQAGEEIELASLSKELAGVSEVSFEEFTAGQGYELEESFPADRSTLRQLTKYAGSGGGLTINFDALLLGERIFWDPATDTLTIKGTPPNLRDQLQRRLSGGK, from the coding sequence ATGAGTCTGGACATCAACCAGATTGCCCTGCACCAGCTTATCAAACGTGATGAGCAAACCCTCGAACTGGTGCTGCGCGATTCTTTGCTGGAACCCACCGCGCCTGTCGAAGAGATGGTCGCTGAGTTGCACCGGGTTTACAGTGCGAAAAATAAAGCCTACGGCCTGTTTAACGATGAGAGCGAGCTGGCACAAGCGCTGCGTCTTCAGCGCCAGGGTGAAGAAGCGTTTCTGGCCTTCAGCCGTGCGGCAACCGGGCGCTTACGTGATGAACTGGCAAAATATCCGTTTGCTGATGGCGGTATTGTGCTTTTCTGCCACTACCGTTACCTGGCGGTGGAATATCTGCTGATCGCGGTGCTGAACAACTTAAGCAGCATGCGTGTTAATGAACATCTGGATATCAGCTCTACACACTATCTGGATATTAACCATGCGGATATTGTCGCGCGTATTGATCTCACGGAGTGGGAAACCAATCCGGAGTCGACGCGCTACCTGACATTTCTGAAAGGCCGGGTAGGGCGAAAAGTCGCCGACTTCTTTATGGATTTCCTCGGGGCTAGCGAAGGGCTGAACGCCAAAGCGCAGAACCGCGGGTTGTTGCAAGCGGTGGACGATTTTACCGCCCAGGCGGAGCTGGACAAATCAGAACGCCAGACGGTGCGCCAGCAGGTTTACACCTACTGTAACGAGCAGTTGCAGGCGGGCGAAGAGATTGAACTGGCCTCGCTCTCCAAAGAGCTGGCTGGCGTGAGCGAAGTCAGTTTTGAGGAGTTCACCGCAGGTCAGGGCTACGAACTGGAAGAGAGCTTCCCGGCGGATCGCAGCACGCTGCGTCAGCTGACTAAATATGCCGGTAGTGGTGGCGGCCTGACCATCAATTTCGATGCTTTACTGCTCGGTGAGCGCATTTTCTGGGATCCGGCGACCGATACGCTGACCATTAAAGGTACGCCGCCGAATCTGCGCGACCAACTGCAACGCCGCTTGTCCGGCGGGAAGTGA